From a single Methanofollis sp. W23 genomic region:
- a CDS encoding AEC family transporter: MNFITVFDQILLLFLLVLAGYAARWLEVFDDETTSGLCSLLVKVTLPALIISSMMVPFSAERLTACGEMLVISVVFYAISLVVAWVVPRVLGSPETDLGVYGFLLMFSNTAFMGFPVIEAIFGKDALFYAAIFNLPFNLLVFSIGIIMLRWGASGERARLDPKILFNPGIISVIIGLVLFVTSVRPPLPVEGALASLGSLTTPLSMIVVGAMLARVNPAEVFRGWRVYAVTGARLLLMPVVVWAVLVPFVHDPYLLGVPVVMAAMPAAAFAAILAEECHTDTKLASQGVFLSTLFSVGTIPFVALLVA, from the coding sequence ATGAACTTTATCACGGTCTTTGACCAGATCTTACTTCTCTTCCTCCTGGTGCTGGCTGGATATGCGGCCCGCTGGCTTGAAGTCTTTGACGATGAGACGACCAGTGGTCTCTGCAGTCTGCTGGTGAAGGTTACTCTGCCGGCCCTGATCATCTCCTCGATGATGGTCCCCTTCAGCGCGGAACGGTTGACGGCATGCGGCGAGATGCTTGTCATCTCGGTCGTCTTCTATGCGATCTCTCTTGTCGTCGCCTGGGTGGTCCCGAGGGTCCTTGGGTCGCCTGAGACCGACCTCGGGGTGTACGGTTTTCTCCTGATGTTCTCGAACACGGCGTTCATGGGGTTCCCGGTCATCGAGGCAATCTTTGGAAAGGATGCACTATTCTATGCCGCGATCTTTAACCTGCCCTTCAACCTGCTGGTCTTCTCCATCGGGATCATCATGCTCCGTTGGGGGGCGTCGGGGGAGAGGGCTCGCCTTGACCCGAAGATCCTGTTCAACCCTGGGATCATCTCGGTCATCATCGGATTGGTCCTCTTCGTCACCTCGGTGCGCCCGCCCCTCCCGGTTGAAGGGGCACTTGCATCTCTTGGGTCTCTGACTACCCCTCTCTCGATGATCGTCGTCGGGGCGATGCTCGCACGGGTCAATCCTGCCGAGGTCTTTCGTGGGTGGCGGGTCTATGCGGTCACGGGAGCGCGCCTTCTCCTGATGCCGGTCGTCGTCTGGGCGGTCCTTGTGCCCTTTGTCCATGACCCCTATCTGCTGGGGGTGCCGGTGGTCATGGCGGCGATGCCGGCCGCTGCTTTTGCGGCAATCCTTGCAGAGGAGTGTCACACTGATACAAAACTGGCTTCACAGGGAGTGTTTCTCTCAACACTTTTTTCAGTTGGGACCATCCCCTTTGTCGCTCTCCTGGTTGCCTGA
- a CDS encoding 50S ribosomal protein L30 yields MFAVVQVRGVVNTRRDIKDTLKMLRLHHINHCVLVPDTPAYLGMIRKVKDYVAYGEVDERTIATLLSTRGRLAGNVRLTDAYVHDHSQFASIEEFAAAVCKGEATMQDIPELKPVLRLHPPRKGYRTIKRTFQQGGALGNYGEDINDLLYRMR; encoded by the coding sequence ATGTTTGCAGTCGTGCAGGTCCGTGGCGTCGTGAATACGCGCCGCGATATCAAAGACACGCTCAAGATGCTCCGTCTCCACCACATCAACCACTGTGTGCTGGTCCCTGACACCCCGGCATACCTGGGGATGATCAGGAAGGTCAAGGACTATGTCGCCTATGGCGAGGTGGACGAGCGGACAATTGCGACGCTTCTCTCCACTCGGGGCCGTCTGGCCGGGAATGTCAGGCTTACCGATGCGTATGTCCATGACCACTCCCAGTTTGCGAGCATTGAAGAGTTCGCGGCAGCGGTCTGCAAGGGTGAGGCGACGATGCAGGACATTCCTGAACTGAAGCCTGTTCTGCGTCTTCACCCGCCGCGTAAGGGCTACCGGACGATCAAGCGCACCTTCCAGCAGGGCGGGGCGCTCGGGAACTATGGGGAGGACATCAATGACCTCCTCTACAGGATGAGGTGA
- a CDS encoding 50S ribosomal protein L6: MTTEKRVAIPEGVTVSIEGFTIVVKGQKGEISRDMRYPGVSIVLEDNEVIVSTESTRKRIVAMIGTYASHIRNMVDGVSMGFEYHMKVVYAHFPIQIKLQGDLLSINNFLGEKQPRVAKILPGVEVKVGNDELTLTGIDKERVGATAAKIERATKVRNRDTRVFQDGIYIVQKA; this comes from the coding sequence ATGACAACTGAGAAGAGAGTAGCGATCCCTGAGGGGGTCACGGTCTCGATCGAAGGCTTCACCATCGTGGTGAAGGGCCAGAAGGGCGAGATCTCACGTGACATGCGTTACCCTGGCGTCTCCATTGTTCTTGAGGACAATGAGGTCATCGTCTCCACTGAATCAACCAGGAAGCGCATCGTCGCGATGATCGGCACCTATGCCTCACATATCCGGAATATGGTTGATGGTGTCAGCATGGGCTTTGAGTACCACATGAAAGTGGTCTATGCTCACTTCCCGATCCAGATCAAACTCCAGGGCGATCTCCTCTCTATCAACAACTTCCTCGGGGAGAAGCAGCCGAGGGTTGCAAAGATCCTCCCTGGCGTTGAGGTCAAAGTCGGCAATGACGAACTGACTCTCACCGGTATCGACAAAGAGCGTGTTGGGGCGACTGCAGCGAAGATCGAGCGGGCGACAAAAGTCCGCAATCGCGACACGCGGGTCTTCCAGGACGGAATTTACATTGTGCAGAAGGCGTGA
- the cmk gene encoding (d)CMP kinase, which produces MRITVSGSPGSGTTSLARYLAEKHGLRAISAGEMFRTLAKERGVSLAEFGTLAESDPAVDKLIDARQKETAEAEDDIVAEGRLSGWMVANADLRIWLSASIDCRTVRISSRDGEGEDEARRHTEERQACERGRYLSYYNIDIDDLSVYDLVLSSERWDVDGLGAIVDAAIASLHE; this is translated from the coding sequence ATGCGGATTACTGTCAGCGGGTCGCCGGGTAGCGGGACAACGTCGCTTGCCCGGTACCTTGCTGAAAAGCACGGGCTCAGGGCGATTTCGGCCGGTGAGATGTTCAGGACGCTTGCAAAAGAGCGCGGGGTCAGTCTTGCCGAGTTTGGGACGCTTGCTGAGTCCGACCCGGCGGTAGACAAACTTATCGATGCACGCCAGAAGGAGACAGCCGAGGCCGAGGACGATATCGTGGCCGAGGGGAGGCTGTCTGGATGGATGGTCGCAAACGCGGACCTGAGGATCTGGTTGTCGGCGTCGATCGATTGCCGGACGGTACGGATCTCGTCGCGCGACGGCGAGGGAGAGGACGAAGCGCGCAGGCATACTGAGGAGAGGCAGGCCTGTGAGCGGGGGCGTTATCTCTCGTATTATAATATTGATATCGATGATCTCTCGGTCTATGACCTGGTCCTCAGTTCAGAGCGTTGGGATGTCGACGGGCTGGGTGCGATCGTCGATGCGGCGATTGCTTCCCTGCATGAGTAA
- a CDS encoding 50S ribosomal protein L5 has product MTNPMQELHIDKIVVHMCVGESGERLVNGENIIRAVTGAEPVRSIAKKTQPAFGVRKGAPIGTKVTLRGKKAEEFFKTAFDIVGRKLSPSAFDNQGNFSFGIEEHTDFPGQSYDPQIGIYGMDVNVILEKNGVRIARRMIARRKLPAKQTVTRDEAVAFMTERYGMEVQ; this is encoded by the coding sequence ATGACAAATCCAATGCAGGAACTTCACATCGATAAGATCGTCGTGCACATGTGTGTCGGCGAGAGCGGTGAGAGGCTTGTCAATGGCGAGAACATCATCCGCGCGGTCACCGGGGCCGAACCGGTGCGTTCCATTGCAAAGAAGACGCAGCCGGCCTTTGGGGTCAGAAAAGGCGCACCAATCGGTACCAAGGTGACCCTGCGGGGCAAGAAAGCAGAAGAGTTTTTTAAGACTGCATTTGACATCGTCGGTCGGAAACTCTCTCCCTCTGCCTTTGACAATCAGGGCAACTTCTCCTTTGGTATCGAAGAGCACACCGATTTCCCGGGGCAGTCCTATGACCCGCAGATCGGGATCTATGGGATGGACGTCAATGTCATCCTTGAGAAGAACGGCGTCAGGATCGCACGCAGGATGATCGCACGCCGAAAACTTCCGGCCAAGCAGACCGTCACCCGTGACGAGGCGGTCGCCTTTATGACCGAACGCTATGGCATGGAGGTGCAGTGA
- the ftsA gene encoding coenzyme F390 synthetase: MMAPRYWDETIETMERGDLDALVDERIRYTVRYAAEHSPFYRKWFAEEQIDPTAVTCHEDLLDLPVISGQVIREHQPPAAPDFAFRSIGWEKVFTVHETSGTSGVPKTFFLTWEDWERYAEKYARAFTAQGIGKGDRLVLCTSYGMNIGANTMTLAARDMGVAVIPEGKCTFPVRVIRNYRPTAIVGSVFKFLRLARRLRAEGIEPQNAGVRSLVIGGEGFAEESRAHLEKVWGCKVYNTYGSTEGTMCGECPVKNGLHCPEDLVHVDLYDPALERFVRDREDGRLVLTTLLPPGGKAGTLLLNYDTEDWSRVVSRSTCACGRTHLRIEPPWREAETVTVAGCAVNRVDIERAVFQPENMAYLTGEYEAFLYGDEDETVLRVSMECEDLASADQNAVKHQFLERLFTDKPTLAEACEEKKCRVLFHFTAPGGLELAAVKGRPKRIVDRR; encoded by the coding sequence ATGATGGCACCGAGGTACTGGGACGAGACGATCGAGACGATGGAACGGGGCGACCTTGACGCCCTTGTCGACGAGCGCATCCGTTACACCGTCAGGTACGCCGCCGAACATTCTCCCTTCTACAGAAAATGGTTTGCAGAAGAACAGATCGACCCGACCGCCGTCACCTGCCACGAAGATCTCCTCGACCTCCCGGTCATCTCAGGCCAGGTGATCAGGGAGCACCAACCCCCGGCCGCCCCCGACTTCGCCTTCCGCTCGATAGGATGGGAGAAAGTCTTCACGGTGCATGAGACAAGCGGGACAAGCGGGGTGCCAAAGACCTTCTTCCTCACCTGGGAAGACTGGGAGCGATATGCCGAGAAGTATGCCAGGGCTTTTACCGCCCAGGGGATCGGCAAAGGAGACCGTCTTGTCCTCTGCACCTCGTATGGGATGAATATCGGGGCAAACACCATGACCCTTGCCGCCAGGGACATGGGCGTCGCTGTCATCCCTGAAGGAAAATGCACCTTCCCGGTCAGAGTGATCAGGAACTACCGGCCCACCGCCATCGTCGGAAGCGTCTTCAAGTTCCTCAGGCTTGCAAGACGACTCAGGGCCGAAGGGATCGAGCCACAGAACGCAGGGGTGCGGAGTCTCGTCATCGGGGGGGAGGGGTTTGCCGAAGAGTCCCGTGCCCATCTGGAAAAGGTCTGGGGCTGCAAGGTCTACAACACCTACGGCTCCACTGAAGGCACGATGTGCGGAGAGTGCCCTGTCAAAAACGGACTGCACTGCCCCGAAGACCTCGTGCACGTCGATCTGTACGATCCAGCGCTCGAACGTTTCGTCAGAGACAGAGAAGACGGGCGCCTTGTCCTCACCACCCTCCTCCCCCCTGGCGGGAAAGCCGGCACCCTCCTCCTCAATTACGACACCGAGGACTGGAGCCGGGTGGTGAGCCGCAGCACCTGCGCCTGCGGGCGGACGCACCTCAGGATCGAACCCCCCTGGAGGGAGGCCGAGACGGTAACCGTTGCGGGGTGCGCGGTCAACCGGGTCGATATTGAGCGGGCGGTCTTTCAGCCCGAGAACATGGCATACCTGACCGGCGAATATGAGGCCTTTCTCTATGGTGACGAGGACGAGACCGTCCTCAGGGTCAGCATGGAATGCGAAGACCTCGCCTCGGCCGACCAGAATGCCGTCAAACACCAGTTTCTTGAGAGACTCTTCACAGATAAACCGACACTTGCAGAAGCCTGTGAGGAGAAGAAGTGCAGAGTGCTCTTCCACTTCACCGCGCCCGGAGGACTTGAACTCGCGGCGGTGAAGGGGCGACCAAAACGGATCGTGGACCGAAGGTGA
- a CDS encoding 30S ribosomal protein S5, with the protein MAYEQEPWVPLTGLGRAVAAGEIASIDEVLDSGKPIKEAQIVDTFLPDLDDEVLDISMVQRMTDSGRRVKFRAVVIVGNHDGYIGLGQAKDAQVGNAIRKAIDNAKTNLIKVRRGCGSWECGCGATHSIPVQVKGKAGSVRVTLMPAPQGIGLVTGEIGRKVLDFAGVKDIWAFSSGKTRTTINYAKATFNALKATNMIRTGGAE; encoded by the coding sequence ATGGCGTACGAACAGGAACCCTGGGTCCCGTTGACCGGGCTTGGCCGTGCCGTTGCGGCAGGCGAGATCGCGAGCATCGACGAGGTGCTCGATAGCGGGAAGCCAATTAAAGAGGCTCAGATCGTCGATACCTTCCTCCCTGACCTGGACGACGAGGTACTTGACATCTCGATGGTCCAGCGGATGACCGACTCTGGCAGGCGTGTGAAATTCAGGGCTGTGGTCATCGTCGGGAACCACGATGGCTACATCGGTCTGGGGCAGGCCAAGGATGCACAGGTCGGAAACGCAATCCGAAAGGCAATTGATAACGCAAAGACCAACCTCATCAAGGTACGCCGCGGCTGCGGGAGCTGGGAGTGCGGGTGTGGAGCCACACACTCGATCCCGGTGCAGGTCAAGGGCAAGGCTGGCAGTGTCAGGGTCACCCTGATGCCGGCTCCGCAGGGGATCGGTCTGGTCACTGGTGAAATCGGCAGGAAAGTGCTCGACTTCGCGGGTGTCAAGGATATCTGGGCTTTCTCAAGCGGGAAGACCAGGACGACGATCAACTATGCCAAGGCGACCTTCAATGCGTTGAAGGCAACGAATATGATCCGGACCGGAGGGGCAGAGTAA
- a CDS encoding adenylate kinase encodes MSGKRVVITGVPGVGKTTVIEESMKRLAGEGIPYKAVNFGTCMFETAKAEGKVEDRDQMRTLDKDVQKELQRLAGKRIGEMEGNIIVDTHASVKTPVGYLPGLPAWVLTELKPDMVVLVEADEDQILMRRMDDESRRRDPEGSRSIAEHQGINRAFAAAYGMLTGCTVQVVRNENYLLDHAVEAMARVLR; translated from the coding sequence ATGTCCGGAAAGAGAGTAGTGATCACAGGTGTGCCTGGGGTGGGCAAGACCACGGTGATCGAAGAGTCTATGAAACGGCTTGCAGGGGAGGGGATCCCCTACAAGGCCGTCAATTTTGGCACCTGTATGTTTGAGACCGCGAAGGCGGAGGGCAAGGTTGAGGACCGCGACCAGATGCGGACTCTTGACAAGGATGTCCAGAAGGAACTCCAGAGGCTCGCCGGCAAGCGAATCGGTGAGATGGAAGGCAATATCATCGTGGATACTCATGCGTCGGTGAAGACTCCGGTCGGCTACCTGCCTGGTCTGCCTGCGTGGGTGCTGACCGAGCTCAAACCTGATATGGTGGTGCTGGTCGAGGCCGACGAGGACCAGATCCTGATGCGCCGGATGGACGACGAGAGTCGCCGGCGTGATCCTGAGGGCAGCCGTTCCATTGCAGAGCACCAGGGGATCAACCGTGCTTTTGCGGCGGCATATGGGATGCTGACCGGGTGCACGGTTCAGGTCGTCAGAAATGAAAATTATCTTCTCGACCATGCGGTCGAGGCGATGGCCCGGGTTCTGAGGTGA
- a CDS encoding 50S ribosomal protein L18 — MATGARYFVPFRRRKEGRTDYHARIKLLLSETPRMVVRKTNRQIICQLVVPGEQGDQTLISAYSKELTGLGYEGSTSSTPAAYLTGMLFAKKALAAGYDEAVLDIGLARAQSGARIFAALKGAVKAGLEVPHGEEILPDDERTSGSVIAAYAPERAGNLVENVEEVAEAIMKELE, encoded by the coding sequence ATGGCGACCGGAGCACGGTATTTTGTTCCATTCCGCAGGAGGAAAGAGGGTCGGACCGATTATCATGCAAGGATCAAACTCCTTCTTTCCGAGACTCCTCGGATGGTCGTCCGCAAGACCAACCGCCAGATCATCTGTCAGCTGGTGGTGCCCGGTGAGCAGGGAGATCAGACCCTGATCTCGGCCTACTCCAAGGAACTGACTGGTCTTGGCTATGAGGGCTCGACGTCGAGCACCCCCGCAGCCTACCTGACCGGGATGCTCTTTGCGAAGAAAGCTCTTGCAGCAGGCTACGATGAGGCAGTTCTTGATATCGGGCTTGCGCGTGCACAGTCTGGTGCCCGGATCTTTGCTGCGCTGAAAGGTGCAGTCAAGGCGGGGCTGGAAGTGCCGCATGGCGAGGAGATTCTCCCTGACGACGAGCGGACCAGCGGTTCGGTGATTGCAGCATATGCTCCTGAAAGGGCCGGGAACCTCGTCGAGAATGTTGAAGAAGTGGCAGAGGCCATCATGAAGGAGCTCGAGTGA
- a CDS encoding 30S ribosomal protein S14, with protein MADKEQKKNFGRGANRCQICGRKQGLVRRYNIMFCRQCFREWAPKMGFKKMN; from the coding sequence ATGGCAGACAAAGAACAGAAGAAAAATTTCGGACGCGGCGCAAACAGGTGCCAGATCTGTGGCAGGAAGCAGGGTCTTGTCCGCAGGTACAATATCATGTTCTGCCGGCAGTGCTTCCGCGAGTGGGCCCCCAAGATGGGCTTTAAGAAGATGAACTGA
- a CDS encoding 50S ribosomal protein L32e: MVDEKIRLIRVRSQKTGCTFHRQCLHSKRRLKDTWRKPRGLTSKQRRQYKAKGAHPQAGYGSPVAVRGMHPSGYFEVLVNNPAELEGLNPEEQAVRIASGVGKRKRIEIQQKALEAGLKVLNAKDLSQAPVEEAAEEDVEESEADE; the protein is encoded by the coding sequence ATGGTAGACGAGAAGATTCGGTTAATCCGTGTCCGGTCCCAGAAGACCGGATGCACGTTCCACCGCCAGTGTCTCCACTCAAAGAGGAGACTGAAGGACACCTGGAGGAAACCCCGTGGTCTGACCAGCAAGCAGCGGAGGCAGTACAAGGCAAAGGGCGCACACCCGCAGGCGGGATATGGTTCCCCGGTGGCGGTGCGCGGCATGCACCCAAGCGGCTATTTCGAGGTGCTGGTCAACAACCCTGCCGAACTTGAGGGACTCAACCCTGAGGAGCAGGCGGTGCGGATCGCGAGCGGCGTCGGGAAGAGAAAGCGGATCGAGATCCAGCAGAAGGCCCTTGAAGCCGGGCTGAAAGTGCTGAATGCAAAGGACCTCTCGCAGGCACCGGTTGAAGAGGCTGCTGAAGAGGACGTTGAGGAGAGTGAAGCAGATGAGTGA
- a CDS encoding 30S ribosomal protein S8 produces the protein MARLNTIADAMSAIKNASDGGKSSVIVEPASKVLGAMLGIMRESGYIGEFEYIEDGRGGQFEVTLIGRINRCGAISPRFATTLEEMESWETRYLPAKGFGLLMISTSKGVMSHEQARRDGIGGELLGYVY, from the coding sequence ATGGCACGACTGAACACAATTGCAGATGCGATGAGCGCCATCAAGAACGCCAGCGACGGCGGGAAGTCCTCAGTCATCGTCGAGCCCGCGAGCAAGGTCCTTGGCGCCATGCTTGGGATCATGCGGGAATCTGGGTATATCGGCGAGTTTGAATATATCGAGGACGGCCGCGGCGGTCAGTTCGAGGTCACGCTCATCGGTCGGATCAACCGGTGTGGTGCGATCTCCCCACGCTTTGCCACCACTCTTGAAGAGATGGAGTCGTGGGAGACGAGGTACCTCCCGGCAAAGGGCTTTGGGCTCCTCATGATCTCGACGTCGAAGGGCGTCATGTCACATGAACAGGCCCGCCGTGACGGTATCGGCGGCGAACTCCTGGGATATGTATACTGA
- a CDS encoding uL15m family ribosomal protein: MPTNTRSKYRGSKTCGGGTHKNRRGAGNRGGRGRAGHRDHRLTHYLLANQIHNGKHGFTSVGKAEVPVLDIGDVDQMVEFLVQIGIAEESEGLIALDLAEIGVEKVLGGGRVTHALKVSAAAFSTQAKEKIEAAGGQALTN; the protein is encoded by the coding sequence ATGCCTACGAATACACGCTCGAAATATCGCGGATCCAAGACCTGCGGTGGCGGAACGCACAAGAACCGTCGTGGTGCCGGGAACCGTGGTGGCAGAGGACGGGCTGGACACCGTGATCACCGCCTGACTCATTACCTCCTTGCAAACCAGATCCACAATGGTAAGCATGGGTTTACCAGTGTCGGCAAGGCTGAGGTTCCGGTGCTGGACATCGGGGACGTCGATCAGATGGTCGAGTTCCTGGTGCAGATCGGGATCGCCGAGGAAAGCGAGGGCCTGATCGCCCTTGATCTTGCAGAGATCGGGGTCGAGAAGGTTCTTGGTGGCGGGCGGGTCACCCATGCCCTGAAGGTGAGTGCAGCGGCGTTTTCAACGCAGGCGAAAGAGAAGATCGAGGCGGCCGGCGGTCAGGCTCTGACCAACTGA
- a CDS encoding EMC3/TMCO1 family protein, whose protein sequence is MGAKDRSSIILILLTLVLMMSYAIPWVRESVGGAMDLIFGHLVDVYGIPFFVLIMILSAITGLYSSLIQKYTIDYEKMQRVQARMKEFQKEFREAQLGGDEKKLKKLEAKRDRMMQEQLDLSKQQFKPMAFILLLTVPIFFWLLFRLPGVEQTMTIPYVGTLGFMDLAFGFFPIWILWYMICSLAISQVIRKSLNIGGL, encoded by the coding sequence ATGGGAGCCAAGGATCGTAGCAGCATAATCTTGATCCTCCTCACGCTGGTGCTGATGATGTCATACGCGATCCCCTGGGTGAGGGAGAGCGTCGGCGGTGCAATGGACCTGATCTTCGGGCACCTGGTGGACGTCTATGGTATCCCATTCTTTGTGCTGATTATGATCCTCTCGGCGATCACGGGGTTGTACTCTTCGCTGATCCAGAAGTACACCATCGATTATGAGAAGATGCAGCGGGTCCAGGCGAGGATGAAGGAATTCCAGAAGGAGTTTCGTGAGGCACAACTTGGCGGCGATGAGAAGAAACTGAAGAAACTTGAGGCAAAGAGGGACCGGATGATGCAGGAGCAGCTGGATCTTTCCAAACAGCAGTTCAAACCGATGGCGTTTATTCTGCTCCTTACAGTGCCGATCTTCTTCTGGTTGCTCTTCCGTCTCCCTGGTGTTGAGCAGACGATGACAATCCCCTATGTGGGAACGCTCGGGTTCATGGATCTCGCCTTTGGGTTCTTCCCGATCTGGATCCTGTGGTACATGATCTGTTCGCTGGCGATCAGTCAGGTGATCAGGAAATCACTCAATATTGGGGGGTTGTAG
- a CDS encoding YwbE family protein: MNGQHRKDIKPGLTVDIVLKADQKTGKRTRGIVATILTNSSFHPHGIKVRLKDGKVGRVQEIISPSGNQESDKGDGPN; this comes from the coding sequence ATGAACGGACAGCACCGCAAGGACATCAAACCAGGGCTTACTGTCGACATCGTCTTAAAGGCAGACCAGAAAACCGGCAAACGTACCCGCGGCATCGTTGCAACCATTCTCACCAACTCGTCCTTTCACCCTCATGGGATCAAGGTCAGGCTGAAGGACGGGAAAGTGGGGAGGGTCCAGGAGATCATCTCTCCCTCAGGCAACCAGGAGAGCGACAAAGGGGATGGTCCCAACTGA
- the secY gene encoding preprotein translocase subunit SecY has translation MGNLLDRMEPLLAAMPAVKSPEGHVHFKNKLMWTAAILLLYFFLTNIPVFGLDPSSQDTFLYFRALLAGASGSIVHLGIGPIVTASIVLQLLKGADLIQIDTSEARGQIMYMGLQKLLIFVMIVLEAAPNLFGGFMRPDMEIAQALFGGSAAAVSFLIFLQICLGGVLIFLMDEVVTKWGLGSGVGLFIIAGISQSLINGFLNWEAVADPYPVGFFPRIFAIGVSGGNFLQYFGADLLAFVTTVAIFLIVVYVESTRIEIPLAHARVRGARARFPVKLIYASVLPMILVRVLQANIQMFGMFLSNIGITVLGRFENQAPVDGLMYFLAPINNPQDWMWWVHDLGHAPWEVMLRLGIDATFMVVGGAVFALFWVKTAGLDSKHVARQIQMSGMQIPGYRRNTQVLIKYLDRYIPRVTVIGGVLIGLLSVFANLFGVIGGVTGTGLLLTVSITYRLYEEVASEQIMEMYPFMRQFFGRE, from the coding sequence ATGGGGAATCTGCTGGATAGAATGGAGCCTTTGCTTGCGGCGATGCCCGCAGTAAAGTCTCCTGAAGGCCATGTTCACTTCAAGAACAAGTTGATGTGGACCGCTGCAATTTTGTTGCTGTACTTTTTCCTGACCAATATTCCTGTCTTTGGCCTCGACCCCAGCTCCCAGGACACATTCCTGTACTTCCGTGCCCTTCTTGCTGGTGCGAGCGGGTCAATTGTGCACTTGGGTATTGGGCCGATCGTGACGGCGTCCATCGTGCTCCAGCTCCTGAAAGGTGCGGATCTGATCCAGATCGATACCTCTGAAGCACGCGGGCAGATCATGTATATGGGGCTCCAGAAACTCTTGATCTTCGTCATGATCGTTCTTGAGGCGGCGCCGAACCTCTTTGGAGGATTTATGCGTCCGGATATGGAGATAGCCCAGGCGCTCTTCGGGGGGAGTGCGGCTGCGGTCTCGTTCCTGATCTTCCTGCAGATCTGTCTTGGCGGGGTGCTGATCTTCCTCATGGATGAGGTGGTCACCAAGTGGGGGCTTGGCTCTGGTGTCGGGCTCTTTATCATTGCCGGGATCTCACAGAGTCTGATCAACGGCTTCTTAAACTGGGAAGCAGTGGCCGACCCCTATCCGGTGGGTTTCTTCCCCAGGATCTTCGCGATTGGCGTCTCTGGCGGGAACTTTCTCCAGTACTTTGGAGCAGACCTCCTGGCATTTGTGACGACGGTTGCGATCTTCCTGATCGTGGTCTATGTGGAGTCCACACGGATCGAGATCCCGCTTGCCCATGCACGGGTCCGTGGAGCGCGGGCGCGTTTCCCGGTGAAACTCATTTACGCATCAGTCCTGCCGATGATCCTGGTGAGGGTGCTCCAGGCAAACATCCAGATGTTTGGGATGTTTCTCTCCAATATCGGGATCACCGTGCTCGGGCGGTTTGAAAACCAGGCTCCGGTCGACGGGCTGATGTACTTCCTGGCCCCGATCAACAACCCGCAGGACTGGATGTGGTGGGTCCACGACCTCGGGCATGCTCCCTGGGAGGTCATGCTCAGGCTCGGGATCGATGCCACGTTCATGGTGGTCGGCGGTGCGGTCTTCGCCCTGTTCTGGGTGAAGACGGCCGGTCTTGACTCGAAGCATGTGGCCAGACAGATCCAGATGTCAGGGATGCAGATCCCTGGATATCGGCGGAACACGCAGGTGCTCATCAAGTACCTCGACCGGTATATCCCGAGGGTCACGGTCATCGGTGGCGTGCTCATTGGTCTGTTGAGTGTGTTTGCAAACCTCTTTGGTGTGATAGGCGGAGTAACTGGTACAGGGCTGTTGCTGACGGTCAGTATCACCTATCGGCTGTATGAGGAAGTGGCAAGCGAACAGATTATGGAGATGTATCCGTTCATGCGGCAGTTCTTTGGGAGAGAATGA
- a CDS encoding 50S ribosomal protein L19e: protein MSDLSAQKRLAAAVLNCGVNRIRFDPARLSDIEGAISRAEIRELIEEGVIKAATAKGNSRGRARVRAAKRSYGHKKGYGRRKGTAGARNPSKSQWMQRIRAIRTTLREMREDGSIDRRTYRRLYRRAAGGQFRSRAHLITHVEMITKGRVE, encoded by the coding sequence ATGAGTGATCTTTCCGCTCAGAAACGGCTTGCGGCGGCTGTACTCAACTGTGGGGTCAACCGTATCAGGTTCGATCCTGCACGTCTCTCTGACATCGAGGGCGCGATCTCGCGTGCCGAGATCAGGGAACTCATCGAAGAGGGCGTGATCAAGGCGGCCACGGCAAAGGGTAACAGCCGTGGTCGTGCACGGGTCAGGGCGGCCAAGCGTTCGTACGGCCACAAGAAAGGATATGGCCGGAGGAAAGGTACTGCTGGCGCCCGCAATCCGTCGAAAAGCCAGTGGATGCAGAGAATTCGGGCGATCAGGACGACGCTCCGCGAGATGCGGGAAGACGGGTCCATCGACCGCCGGACGTACCGCCGTCTGTATCGGCGTGCGGCTGGTGGCCAGTTCAGGAGCCGGGCGCACCTGATTACCCATGTTGAGATGATTACGAAAGGGAGGGTTGAATAA